One Opitutia bacterium DNA segment encodes these proteins:
- a CDS encoding BCD family MFS transporter, translated as MNSFSLNRIANHVRLGAFPVAYGLSGVLIGGTLNRVMIAELKLPATLVALLFALPLLVSPLRLWFGYRSDGFPIFRRRREPYLILGALLIGGGVAAIANWTVRAAATPAVFVPGAVLAFLLYGVGRNLAHNSYQALLAEKFSGTTRARAVTLYEVVTLLGSVMGAGALGKALEHYDPARLVTVANAVALIVVALACVAVPGQEAHATGAANAETARGKPFGEVVRDYVWADPQVRRLFVVVICTFIGTLAQDVLLEPYGALVLGMSVGATTRLTMFWGLGVLAAMLLSGLWLLRVLGALRLMRIGLGVSIVVFSAVAAVGLAGAPEAFRWLVLVMGFGTGLAGAGMLGSVVEFTTPVRAGLLMGVWGVANMLGHAAGSLMGGIVVDAMRLATGSALAAYSALFAFEVAMLSAAFGLTLRLQSSATRATGELSAPAPS; from the coding sequence GTGAACTCATTCTCGCTAAATCGCATCGCGAATCACGTCCGGCTCGGCGCGTTTCCGGTCGCCTATGGGCTGAGCGGCGTGCTCATCGGCGGGACGTTGAACCGCGTGATGATCGCGGAGCTGAAGCTCCCCGCGACGCTCGTGGCGCTGCTGTTCGCCCTGCCGTTGCTCGTCTCGCCGCTGCGGCTGTGGTTCGGCTACCGCTCGGACGGTTTTCCGATCTTCAGGCGGCGGCGCGAACCTTACCTGATCCTCGGCGCGCTGTTGATCGGCGGCGGCGTGGCAGCGATCGCCAACTGGACGGTGCGCGCGGCGGCGACTCCGGCGGTGTTCGTGCCGGGAGCAGTGCTGGCGTTCCTGCTCTACGGCGTCGGGCGCAATCTCGCGCACAACAGTTATCAGGCACTGCTCGCGGAGAAGTTCAGCGGCACGACGCGGGCGCGCGCGGTGACGCTCTACGAAGTCGTGACGCTGCTCGGCTCTGTGATGGGCGCGGGCGCGCTCGGCAAGGCGTTGGAACACTACGATCCGGCGCGACTCGTGACGGTGGCGAACGCGGTCGCGCTCATTGTCGTGGCGCTCGCGTGCGTCGCGGTGCCCGGACAGGAGGCGCACGCGACTGGAGCAGCGAACGCCGAGACGGCGCGCGGCAAGCCGTTCGGCGAAGTCGTGCGCGACTACGTCTGGGCTGATCCGCAGGTGCGGCGACTGTTCGTCGTGGTGATTTGCACGTTCATCGGGACGCTCGCGCAGGATGTGTTGCTCGAGCCTTACGGGGCGCTCGTGCTGGGAATGAGCGTCGGTGCGACGACGCGGCTGACGATGTTCTGGGGACTCGGCGTGCTCGCGGCGATGTTGCTGTCGGGGCTGTGGCTGTTGCGCGTGCTCGGGGCGTTGCGGCTGATGCGCATCGGGCTCGGCGTGAGCATCGTGGTGTTCAGCGCGGTGGCGGCGGTCGGATTAGCCGGTGCGCCCGAGGCGTTTCGCTGGCTCGTGCTCGTGATGGGTTTCGGCACGGGACTCGCGGGCGCGGGCATGTTGGGCAGCGTGGTGGAATTCACGACGCCGGTGCGCGCGGGGCTGCTCATGGGCGTGTGGGGCGTGGCCAACATGCTCGGCCATGCCGCGGGCAGCTTGATGGGCGGTATCGTGGTCGACGCGATGCGGCTCGCCACGGGCAGCGCGCTCGCGGCGTATTCGGCGTTGTTCGCCTTCGAGGTCGCGATGCTGTCGGCGGCGTTCGGGCTCACGCTTCGCCTGCAATCGTCCGCGACGCGCGCTACCGGGGAACTCTCCGCGCCAGCGCCCAGTTGA